TCATCATGTTTTCATAAtttccaacggtgagaatgttcagAAATGAGTTCTAAACCAGGTACtcaaatttcatgacgatccaacggtgaatgaatcttagattgttatttttctgaaacaggtttggtggtatgcgggaaaaagagaggattttgggaagagaagagaaaatgaaattgagaggaagaggaggCGTAGAAAGTATCGTcggtctgaaaactgacctaagatgtctctatttatagttagggtactcacagcctattatttactctatttttttgtttattattttataaacaaataatctaatttatttcctatcaaatgaataaataaaatattatttttattttccttcaaatcattattttaataaagttatttcttcttatttatttatttataaaaaactcaatatttttctaaaactctatttatttttaaataaaagttattttaatttatatacgaAAAAATGGAATGTTACACCAACCCTTACCACAAAATTGGATCAATTTGATCACTCGATGAATCCAAACCAATCCAAATAGAAAAATTTAGATTGATCTAGGttggattgaaaaaaaaatccaaacttgATTAGTTTGGTTCAAGtctcaaattttgattttgaggaCCTATACTAATTTGATCTATCCAATTACAtaatatcttattaatttattatttttagagttTAAGGAATTAGCCTAGctcatttaattatttcatcCTTCACAGTAACACTAAATTTAGACTTCATAGCGAATTtcctaaacaaaatatttattttttaataataaatcccTAAACATAATTAAGTATGAAGATTACCATACACTGTTATctgagaagaaaatcaagtcttaAGCTGGTTTGTCTTTATTGAAAAAGAATATCATAATTGTATTCGAAGATTGAAGTATAGATATGAAGATTTATGAGAAAAATTGACCCGAGTGTGTACTGGGAGTCAGTGGGTCAAAGATTCGATTGATgaatcatttattaatttggttGACCTggtatatacattaaaaaattaatatatatatatatatatatatatatatatatatatatatatataatatacataacaaaattaattaatctatatttttatactttaaaattaaattcatggtcatgatcaaattataaatattatataattatttattattaaaagttattttgtgagtattatcattaaataattaagaaaattcttacttttttataactaaataaaaaagttgttgAATAACACAAAAGaagtatgataaaaatatataaaacaaataaatactaAATCATATTGATCATTATATgatttagtatttatatattattatcaagatttaaaaattaaaattatacaagcatattacatattattcaataattagctactaataatttaacatgttataggaattataaaaaaataaaataacaactttttttaataaaaaaatttctcgtTCCGATTTAGACCGAACCAACTCGATCTCGGTCATTGGGTTTTACCAAACTCGGTCTGCTCAAATCAAGTTGCTTATTTTTTCTGACCCTACATTATAATTGGACCGCCCAAGATACAGGATTCCGGTCGAATGGGACCAACTAACCGAGCCGTGGTTATGAGTAATTATTAACACGTGAAAAGGAGTTGAATTAAAAAGGGATAGCGAGAGAAATGTGTCTACTGTCTAGGTAAAGGAGAGAAAATCAATTGAAGAGAGTTATAATAAAAGTAAGGTGTTGGAAATGTTTAGCAGCATAGGgcaagaattttttaatttgcaagTCTCCCGACTTTGTAATTCAAAAGAGTGCACGTGAAATAGGCCTAATTATTATGTTATCGTGCCatggattaattttaaaaattgtagtgtaaaatgaattaaatttataaactatATAGTGTCATTGTATTAAAACAATTGGTTCTTTTTCATTTAGATTAATCACATACGGCACATTATGGAGAGTACTATTGTAACGTTGAAGtttctaataattatgttaaatggTTAGgacattatatttaattgagtAACTATGttaaatgattatatttttaatgttgtttGTTTATGAGCTGAGTTATGTTTGAAAGGtatatgttttgatgtttttaattttatgtttggataGTTTAATTAAGGTTaagattggattttttttaatgtgttgtttggatgatttaagattgagtttttaatttagttgtagaaacatttttaactgagttttttttattgatttattgacGTTACACATAAGTAAAGTTTGGATAATTATGTGTGAATGGATATATAGCATGCAATAGATATGAAGATGTGGATTAAAATTGTTACCctcaccaataaaaaaattgttacccAATGCACTATAGTACTCTACCCATTACTATCCTACACATATGAGCTCAATGCCTACATGACAAGCTTTGGTTActcatttgatttctttttcaggGCATGTGCTTTATTATTTAAGAATTTATCTTGTAATAGTTATAGTTATTTATCTACATTAGGGTGTAGTTTGTTGACTTGTATGaatttacatgatttttttgGATTATCATGACATTAAGATAAAATATTCGTCAACTTTGTTGTTAACTAATTTTCATCAAGAAACCTTGATGATCATCTTTAATGGAGATTCTCATCCTAATCACATTTTTACCATTTATGAAATTTGAACTTAAGATCTTGTTTAACTATTTCAAATACAATCACATGGAGCAACATGTTTACTTTACCTAATTTACAtttcttatttgattatttgtgaacattattattttttaaaaggaaaatacactcaatacttttcttttctttttcatttttttaaatgtaacatttttcaaaaaattatgcccatttttttctttctttttttttaaaataatggacctgattaatttagtttaattcaAGTTGCTTAGAAGAATTCACCAACCCAAACTAAGTacgattaattaattgatttggaCACATTTTTCCTCTAAACCCAATCCAACCTGTGATTGTACTCCAAAAGTTGCATTGGATGAGTGAAACATCCaaactaaaattagaaataaatacATTAGAGAAAAAGTTGATGTATCACCATACATATATAAAAGTGATGATAGAACATCATCTTGGatggtttgaagtttgaacataagaaaaaaaataaattcctgGAGAGTAGATTAGATCATATGGAGGATAATCATGCAGGCTAataattttttggtttaatttaaataaaacaatttatcagtttactatttttttaatcttaccAACCGGTCAAATTtgtaattcaaaatattattttttattcatgagaATTGAACTCGAATATTACATGTACAACaattaatgtataattttaacCAATTAAGCTAGATCCTTTTAGTTTATCTCATTGTTTCCAAAATCATACTAGACCAGTCTAGTGACCAGTTTAGACACTCTTAAAACTAGAGGATCTCATAATCGATTTACAACTAACCAAAAACCGGTGCTAAAAACCGATTTTAACTAGtaactttcattttcttttaatgaattttttgaattaatataaaatattttaaagataaataaaaacacacattttatattatattaatttgtcattttttattctaaaataaacttGTTACGGTTAATGAACAATATTGCATTTTACTTCAATTTAAACTTAAgtattatgatatatattttttttaaaaaattatgtatattttgaatgttaaaaatttgtaaaatattttttttgtttttattattataaagtaaTGTGAtattatatctatttaataatatttcataaattatttaattattattattttatcaatactAGTTCGAATACCATTCAATCACAATTGAACCATCTTAACCAATTCAATGACCAAttgggttttaaaaaaattggtttataTACATGATTCACATAACATAATTGATGCAACCTAATAGGAAAAAACTTGGTTGTTATGATCATTTTTCCCCAAAAAGAAACCTAGTTATTTTATCatgttttataagaaaatattatcatttctaGCATATCCAATAACGTAAATCTACTTCTCATTGTGAAAGGAAATTCTTttccaaaatttattttttataccatAAAAAGAAACGTCAGACATTATATTCAgacaatttaaaagaaatttatgacaacataatttcaactaaaatttgaattctctCGCCAAATTTTTTGACTTTCACTTAGAACCGATGATagattataaaataaagaacaaattaTAATAACACCTATTGAGATTTAATCTAATTACACATACACCCCCGTTGTCTGAAGACATTACTTTGACCCTTGTGTGATGGTGTTAAACAAACGTTAACTTTCAAAGTTCATTTACGAAAATGTCCTCCTCAGATATCCGGAAATCCAAAATTGCCATTCTCAGTGATGACTAAATTTCGGACAACTTGCTCCACTAACATCCTACTAGAACCAACAAAATAAATCTCAAATGATTAAAATCTACTAGAACCAGAAAAAAGGAACACAGTAGGATAGAACTTCGAGGCAATTACCTATTTACCACTAACATATTCGAGAAGGTGCCGATCAAGCTCAAAATGTCGAGAAAGAAGCCCCTGCAGCTCACAATCCATGGGTAAAGTTAAACTCTAGTCAGAGAtgcaaataattaaacaatGCTCAAGTGTGATTGAATAAAGGCTGAAAGGTAAAGCCGATACAAtaggcattttaaaaaaaatgcgaaGTGTTTTTActcaaagaaataaagaaaacatgTATCACACATgtaaaatcagaaaaaaaaaaaaaaagaccacaTGAATATTCTACCATCTTAGGTATTGAAGAATCTGTACATGAAATTTTAATGAATCTGAAAGAAATTGTATGGAGAAGTAATCTGTATAACAAGGCCCATGGACAAAGATATGAAGAGTAAACATTATGGAGAACATTTTAAAATCAAAGCATACTTTGAATCCTGAATGGATAAACTTCTTTATAAGTACTTGTaggaaaataaagtaaaatgaattaagtttttctcacaagttaaaatcaacttatacacTTAACTTCTACAAAAGCTTTCTAATCTAAACATCATGTTACGAATGAGCCCAGTGATTGCCAAGGTTGAGGTTCCAGTTGATAGGCCCAAAAGGATCACTTCTCAAACAAAGAAGTGGGCAAACTTTGTTGCATATTGATCACTAAACGTATTGAGGGATAGAATGGTGACTCGGCTAGAATAGAATAATGTAGCTAGAATTCGGTTATGATGATTGTTGTAAGTTATTATATGCGTACCTAAGGTGCTGGGTTTAGACAGTTATGCTGAGTGTTAGAGAGTCTTAGTTATATACAGCCTTGTACTTGTTATCATGAGGCAACGAAAATTTACTACCAATCATTCCTATTTTACCCTACATTTCTGGAGGTCCACTCCGTCCTCAAATTCAGAGTATCTATTGTTAGCATTTCCCCAAAGACTAAGatgtataagttgattttaatttatggaGGAAACTCAACtcattaatcttttttattttcttctcttataaaatACTTAtggaaaaatttatccaaacaaagattcattagttgGTCTTGTTATAGCCAATATTCAAAACAGCATATCCTACTTACGACAAAATGACAGATACATACCTTTGTAATTTTAGGGTGAAAATATGCAGCTTCAAAATCCAACTCAGGAAAGCGGGCAACTTCAGCTGCATTCTCAAATAAGATAAATGTTGGAAGCTGGCCCATGCTTCCTGACAATCACAATGAATCATATAAATTCCTAATACTAGAGAAACAAGAACAATTAAACGAAAGATATTAAAtactttaaacaaaaaaaggaaaaccaaATTCTAATGGCTATCAACTAATATCAGTACCACTTAGAGATATTCCAAATCTTTCAGCAGCATTGGGAAAGAGACCAAGATCAACTATtccaaatgataaatttttgcTTGAATATCTGCAGGAGACATGAATTTACGGAAATTGTCAAAAGCTGCTTATCACAACAATTTTTCATGGGAATTGCTGATGCAGGATAGCTATTCTTTCTCACCAAATTAGTTGAATTCCTAATAACCTATACTCGCTGTGTATTCAGTAAAGAAGTTTccctaatataatatatttgtattggATCGGTTTTAATACCATATCAGGATTCGGAACAGACAGGGTCTGGGTCTAACGTAGTTCCAAAATCTAAGGAATGAGATTGGCCAAGTCATTATAACTTATAAGGACTGGGTCTAACATAGTTCATGTAGTTCTAGTTTTTCCCAAGCAAAACAATGGAAGAAAAATGATATTGCTTTCAAGTTGATGGTAGAATCTCTTAAACTAAACTATTTTagtgttttgtttgtttacttcatatttgcattttcaatttaaacagaaaacaaatttgaaaatgtgtttggttaggTTTAAACAAAAGCCATGGGAAACAGTTATAAAAATGGGGCCAAGTTTGAAAGCCAAATGCTCATTTCCACCAATTCTGGAAACAAGAGAAATGTGGTGGCAACTTTAtgttgtaataaaaaaacataaccaaatatgttttctatattttgccattataaaaatataacaaaaaaaagtttactCAGTAAAAAGATTCTTAATGATTTAGACAGTTTCTAATAAACCTAGTTGATTAAGGGCACAAAAGCTACTCATATCAAGTTAGTACAACAACCTGAATTCTTcagttattttccctttttacttaaGGGAGGAGGAATAGCTCAAGACAAAAGTCAAAGAGAAGCATACGTAATTAAGAGCTCATTTCCACCAATTCTGAAAACAAGAGAAATGTGGTGGCAACTTTAtgttgtaataaaaaaacataaccaaatatgttttctatattttgccattataaaaaaataacaaaaaaactcaAAGTAAAAAGATTCTTAATGATTTAGACAGTTTCTAAACCTAGTTGATTAAGGGCACAAAAGCTACTCATATCAAGTTAGTACAACAACCTGAATTCTTcagttattttccctttttacttaaGGGAGGAGGAATAGCTCAAGACAAAAGTCAAAGAGAAGCATACGTAATTAAGAGCTCATTTCCACCAATTCTGAAAACAAGAGAAATGTGGTGGCAACTTTAtgttgtaataaaaaaacaaccaaatatgttttctatattttgccattataaaaaaataacaaaaaaactcaAAGTAAAAAGATTCTTAATGATTTAGACAGTTTCTAAACCTAGTTGATTAAGGGCACAAAAGCTACTCATATCAAGTTAGTACAACAACCTGAATTCTTcagttattttccctttttacttaaGGGAGGAGGAATAGCTCAAGACAAAAGTCAAAGAGAAGCATACGTAATTAAGAGCTCATTTCCACCAATTCTGAAAACAAGAGAAATGTGGTGGCAACTTTAtgttgtaataaaaaaacataaccaaatatgttttctatattttgccattataaaaaaataacaaaaaaactcaAAGTAAAAAGATTCTTAATGATTTAGACAGTTTCTAAACCTAGTTGATTAAGGGCACAAAAGCTACTCATATCAAGTTAGTACAACAACCTGAATTCTTCAGTAATTTTCCCATTTTACTTAAGGGAGGAGGAATAGTTCAAGACAAAGAGTCAAAGAGAAGCATACGTAATTGAGAGCTCAGGAAACTGCTGACTTGAGCGAATGCAAGCAGGTGAATATGAAGAACGGAATTCCACCTGCCAACTcacagaaagaaagaaaaatggataaaactaaaaggaaaaagaaagaactaaAACATAAACAATGCCACAACTAAACTCCATAGACTTCTGATATTACTTTCCACTTTTTCAAAAAAGGTAGTGTGATAGTTTCATGCATTTTAAACAGAAGTAAATCCATTATATAGCTATTGCCACCAATTTACTTTACTAGTTGATCATTAAGTTAAtttacaaaaagggaaaaaacagAAGTAAATTCTTCTCACCTACCACATTTTACCCCCACCAATTCCCACAAACAATGCCGGATAAAAAAAACAgggaaaattggaaaaaaaattagtacattataaaaatatagcTATTGAACCACACTCTGTTTCCCAGAGATCATCATCATTGTGCATTCACTAAAACTAACACATCAGATGAAGATACCCACCAGCCACAATCTTGTAGTTGTTCCCTCTGTCAGCAGGCTTTCCAACTGCAACGGTGTTAGCTTGCTAGACATACCTGTAAGAATtaatcaaagagaaacctaatttaatcatttttttttttgcacagcaaaaattagtattatatattatgaataATGCAGTACTAGATGTACTGCAAATAGGAGAAAAAGTACAAGGCAAAATTGCCTAACCCAACTGAAAATACAGGATAACAATAGATAAGCCAAAAGGAAATCATCCCTTAAGACAACTCCTCCCTCAAACCAGTggaccattgattaaaatgaatATGGAAGTCTTTGTCCATATATTTTAACCATGCCCAAGTGTGGAATAAAGCTTCGTCCATGACTTTTCCGGAGTCGAAAATCTGGTTATTAAAAACCATTGAATTTCTATGCTTCCAAATAGTCATGGATAGAGCTATCCAAAGCACTGCCCATCTATTATCTATACATCTATTGCTACTCCAGCTTGAAAATTGAATGAAGTGGTCTTTGGGATCAGTGGGGAAAGGACCCACTCTGTCAGCCCATCTCAAAGCCTCCCACCAAAGACTCCTAGTTCTTGAGCAAGCAAACATGATATgaccagaagattcctcctctCCATCACATAAAGGACAAGAATACGATGGAAGGCACACCTGCCTCCTTCTTAGGTTAGCCTTAGTAGGCAATCTATCTTTAAAAATTTTCCAAGAGAATGCAGCTGCTCTTGGAGGAATTTTCAATTTCCACATAAGCCTGGACGCATTATCTTCATATTCTGAGCTGCCATCTTCCATGAGAGAGTTATATGCTGACTTTGTAGAATAGGATCCACTAAAGTCGGCCCTCCAAGTGAGATGATCCATTCTAGAAAGGTGAATTTGCACCCCATCGATCTCATCCATGAAAGCTGCCACCATTTCAATTTCGTGGTCGAAGAAATTTCTCCTCCATTGGAACTTCCAATCCCACCCATTTTCAACATGCTGACCCATTAAACTGATAGTAAGGTCCTGCTGCTGGCTCACCTGATATAAAACAGGGTATTTGTCTTTAAGGGTTATATCATCTCCCCTCCATATGTCTTTCCAAAACTGGATTCTGGCCCCATTACCCACCTTCCACCTCAGGTTATTGATCAAACTATTCTGGTGATGTTGCTGGAATAAAGATTTTAAATCCTTCCACCAGGGAGAATTAGGGAGAATTATCAGCACTGCCTCTACCATGTAATAAGGCATGCCATCCCCCATATATAGACACTAACGTTCTTGCCCAAAGCTGGTGAGGATTATTTGCCAGCTGCCACCCCCATTTACCTAGCAAAGCTTCATTAAACTTGTTCAGATCTTTAATATCCAATCCACCTCTATCTTTAGGTAAACAAACCGTATCCCATTTTACCCAAGGGATCTTAGATGTGCCATTATCACCACcccaaagaaaatttctttgaaTAGCAACTATTTTCTGAGTAACTTTTTTGGGAATTCTGTAAAAAGACAACAAATAAATAGGCATTGCTGTCAAAACAGAGTTGATAATGGTGATTCTGCCCCCCATGGAGAGGCATCTATGCTTCCAAGATGCCAACTTGGTCTGAAATTTGTTGATGATAGGCTGCCACACAGACCCACTTTTTGGATTAGACCCCACTGGAATTCCTAGATACATGAAAGGAATATCCATCTGTCTGCAATTGAGAAAAAGGGCTGCATCTCTACACCAAGATTCTGATTTGCCCAAGCATCCAAACTGACTTTTAGAATAATTGATCTTGAGACCAGAAGCCAGCTCAAAACATGATAGGATTGACTTTAAAACTCTGACATTGGCCGAAAGAGcattaccaaaaaaaagagTGTCATCTGCATATTGCAGGATATTTATATCTTCCTTCAAACTTCCCACTTGATAACTGCTGTACAAGTTCTTGGATATAGCTGTCCTCATTAATCCTGTAAGTCCTTCTGCCACCAAATTAAAAAGGTGGGGAGCAAGGGGGTCACCCTGCCTTAAACCTCTCTCGGGAACAAACTCCGAAGTGAGACTTCCATTGATTAAGATGGATATTGAAGCAGTAGAAAGACAGCCATGAATCCACTTTCTCCACCTTTCACAAAAACCCATCCTTAGCATCATATAATCAAGAAATCCCCAAGAGACCGAGTCATAAGCTTTTTCAAAATCAACCTTGAAAAACATGCAaggtttattttttgatttagcTTCAGCTATAACCTCATTAGCTATCATCACTCCATGCAAAATATGTCTTCCTTTCATAAAGGCTGATTGCCTTTCATCAATGAGCTGAGGTAAAATAAGGGCTAACCTATTAGCCAAGAGCTTAGATACAACTTTGTAGACGCACCCTATAAGAGAGATTGGCCTGTAATCATTAAGAGCTTGAGGATCCTTGATCTTGGGGATAAGAGCTATGAAGGAGGCATTGCTTCCTTTTGGGAAAGAAGcattataataaaattcatcCAAGAAACGCATAAAGTCAGGCTTCAAAATCTTCCAAAACTTCTTGATAAAGTTGAAATTAAGCCTATCCGGGCCAGGATTTTTATCACCCTGACAATCCCACACAGCTGAGGTTATTTCTGCATCAGTAAATTTGGCCACAAGGGCTTCATTCTCACTTTGACCAAGGGAAGGTAGGAGAACACCATCCAGGGTTGGTCTATTAAAATTCTGCTCAGAAAATCTATCTTTAAAGTGATTGAGGGCCTCATTTTTAACCCTACTAGGGTCCTGAACCCACTCCCCATCAATGATCAATCCTTGAATAGCATTGTGTCTTCTTCTGTGATTAAGCATATTGTGGAAATAGGCTGAATTTATGTCCCCTTCCTTTAACCATTTCACTCTAGCCTTTTGCCTCAACATAGATTCGTAGGCATTAGAAGCATGCCACAGTTGCTCCTGAAGAGACTTCTTGAGATCCACCTCAGATTGATTCATTATTCTGTCAGAAATACCAACCTCCAAAGCGTTCAGCTCCTTCTTTAAATCCTGAATTTTCTTAACATTAATAACTCCATTGGATGAGCTCCACTGTCGAATGCAACCTTTAATGAACTTCAATTTTTGCTTGAGGGCAAAACCTCCCCATCCATAAGGGTGATAATTGCTCCACTTAAGGGCCACCATGTCCTGAAAACCCTTGTCCTGCAGCCACCAATCCAGGACCTTGAAAGGCTTAGGTCCCCAATCAACAAAATTGGATCTTAGAAGGATAGGGCAATGATCTGAAAAATCTCTGTCTAGAACAAACTGTGTTGTGTCAGGCCATTGAATCAACCAACTATCAGATATGAAGAACCTGTCCAATTTGCTCATTACACTTCCATTAGGTCTGAACCAAGTATATTTTCTGCCAATAGATCTAACCTCTTCTACTGCCATAAGAGAAATCCAGGAATTGAATTCAGCAATACTGGATGAATTAACCGAATTCTGAGATGAGCTCAATCTCTCATTTTGATTTCTTATCGAATTGAAGTCTCCTAAGATACACCACAATTCATTTTGATAAGAGGATTTCAGATGCAAGATCTCTTCCCATTGATTTCTCTTCCCTTGTAGATCACAAGGCGCATAAACATTAGTAATGATGACTTTCTTATTTTCCTTTACCCACAGGCCTTCCAGCATAATAAAACCACTTCCCACAATCTTCCTATTCACCACAAAGGAATCATTATTCCAAATACATAGCAGACCGCCAGCTGAATTAATAGAGGGAAGGCATTCCCAAGAAACATTGCTATCTCCCCACAAGTATTGACACAGCTTCTTATCAATGGAGTCTTTCTTGGTTTCTTGAATACATAAAACATCAATTTTGTTGGCCAGGGTTAATTTTCGAATGGCTGACCTCTTGACTCCACTGCCCAATCCTCTAGTGTTGAGAGACAGAATATTCATGGGGCAATTGTCTTGTTTCCCATCTCTGCTGTTACTGCAGTTAAGTGACTTGTATTATCCTCATCCAAGCTCTCCTTACCCCTGTTTTTGAAATATTCATCAGAAGCTAAACCCAGTTGTCGGGCTATCTCCCAATGCTGATCTTCCTCCACACcagaaaaatcattattaaagCTACTAGGGGGATTAGGACTGTGGGGGGGAGGATCCTGCTTAGGGGTCAATGGGCCTGATTGAATGCCACCATAACCATCCTCTGCTTTATGAAGATCACAATTACTGACTGTTACCATCATCCTTGCTTCCTTTTCACTTCCAATTTCATTTAAAACTGGGCCAAGATTTAATCGGGCCATAGACTTTGCTATTTGACATGTCCTTCTTCTGCTATATACTTTAAAGGCAGAGTTGGAAATGCCCTCTTTTCTAACTGGGCTTTTGTTCTCCTGGCCCATCTTCCAAGTAACTACAGACTCCTTCTCACCTTGGGAAAACAAAGCACAGTCCCTATCCACCAAGACCAGCGAATTTGAATCCTTATTGACCATTGGAAATTCGTCAAATCTGTTGACTAAAAGGTCTTCTTCCAAGACCCGTTGGTCTTTCATTTTATCCCCAGCATCTATTGTCCGAGGGGTCTTCAAAACAATCCCTGCCGCTGCACTTTCCTCAAAAGGTTTCTGAGGTTGGGTCGGGCAGGAAGACCTATGCTGATTCCTTCCATAATCATGCATGGTCATAGGGGAAGAAACGTTGCAATTTTACAGGTCCAACGTGGCGTGGTTCAGACTCTGAGAGACGCGGGTAGGCGAGCGCCAACGAGATGGCGACACGTCATTAACGTCGACAGAAGCTGTGTTCCTTCTCTGCGAACGGAGCGCTGACTCCCGGCGGCCCCGACGGTGGTCCCTATTAACGAGCGACGGCGTTTGGCTAGGAAAAACGCCGACGTTCTTGACCGAGAGGTCGTCGGGCGATCTCCGTCTGTGGGTAAGGGTGTTTGTCTCGTCGTCTTCTTCGTCCATGTCCAAGGAGAAAGGAGACAAGAACGATCCTTCCTCTAGCTTCAAACAAC
This region of Glycine soja cultivar W05 chromosome 17, ASM419377v2, whole genome shotgun sequence genomic DNA includes:
- the LOC114393908 gene encoding thioredoxin-related transmembrane protein 2 isoform X2 gives rise to the protein MGKESSKDTVPVTQWLNRMVSEPYYLFHFLTFFSYFVVRSSATQNLAPHLTHHLLRREIQTLLVFAILAFIKGIKEETWEAFIADVLFLAKICLFLLAFTMDRRLAVWYILVFLGMSSKLTPLQLESLLTEGTTTRLWLVEFRSSYSPACIRSSQQFPELSITYSSKNLSFGIVDLGLFPNAAERFGISLSGSMGQLPTFILFENAAEVARFPELDFEAAYFHPKITKGLLSRHFELDRHLLEYVSGK
- the LOC114393908 gene encoding thioredoxin-related transmembrane protein 2 isoform X1 encodes the protein MGKESSKDTVPVTQWLNRMVSEPYYLFHFLTFFSYFVVRSSATQNLAPHLTHHLLRREIQTLLVFAILAFIKGIKEETWEAFIADVLFLAKICLFLLAFTMDRRLAVWYILVFLVIHMLTQQPPFQGLGMSSKLTPLQLESLLTEGTTTRLWLVEFRSSYSPACIRSSQQFPELSITYSSKNLSFGIVDLGLFPNAAERFGISLSGSMGQLPTFILFENAAEVARFPELDFEAAYFHPKITKGLLSRHFELDRHLLEYVSGK